In one window of Hevea brasiliensis isolate MT/VB/25A 57/8 chromosome 10, ASM3005281v1, whole genome shotgun sequence DNA:
- the LOC110666712 gene encoding filament-like plant protein isoform X1 produces the protein MDRRSWLWRRKSSEKNPGETDSPGSISSHFERFSDDQAYPTHNPQSPEVTSKAVPRDEEITDNVKTLTLELSAALLNISAKEELVKQHAKVAEEAVSGWEKAEKELVALKQQLEVAVKNKVGLEDRVGHLDAALKECMRQLRQAREEQEQRINEALAQRIREWESIKSELETKLVQLEAQLQTAKSEATTSVDSDLRRKLEAAEKDNSSLKLELLSQAEELEIRIMERDLSIQAAETASKQHLESIKKVAKLEAECRRLKTFALKASPSNDHKSLTASSIYVESFADSQSDSGERLLAAESDAHKISRLEINECEPSCSDSWASALITELHQFKNHKALGSNLMVPSVEIDLMNDFLEMERLAALLDTESGIAYLEAGPLSDQANGVESLRKAELETMIQRTSELEERLEKLEGEKVESEKALTECQRQLEMSQSGLKEVEGKLVELLVQLALSNETKQLRDQEMEHIKAKRDVAESQLLVAEAEIKTLLSKVGLLGEEVEKEHALSTETLAKCQKLEDELSKKKHEADLQHEAELRRVASCNEELRIKQEKELAFAASKFAECQKTISSLGRQLKSLKTMKDFLLDSENSLDLTGEGLQCPINVGEHWKSPSGDKCNRVDSESFKLIDDSLTLCLD, from the exons GCATATCCAACTCATAATCCTCAGTCGCCAGAAGTCACTTCTAAGGCAGTACCACGAGATGAAGAAATTACTGACAATGTGAAGACTTTAACACTCGAACTTTCTGCTGCTCTTTTGAACATCAGTGCTAAGGAAGAGTTGGTAAAGCAGCATGCCAAAGTTGCAGAAGAAGCAGTCTCAG GGTGGGAGAAAGCTGAAAAAGAATTGGTGGCTTTAAAGCAACAACTTGAGGTTGCTGTAAAGAATAAAGTTGGACTTGAAGATAGAGTTGGCCATCTGGATGCAGCACTTAAGGAATGTATGAGGCAACTACGGCAAGCTAGAGAAGAGCAGGAGCAAAGGATCAATGAAGCTCTTGCCCAGAGAATTCGTGAATGGGAATCTATCAAGTCTGAGCTTGAGACCAAGCTTGTTCAGCTTGAGGCACAACTTCAAACTGCTAAAAGTGAAGCAACAACATCAGTTGATTCTGATCTTCGACGAAAGCTTGAGGCTGCAGAGAAAGATAACTCTTCCCTTAAACTTGAGCTCCTTTCTCAAGCTGAGGAGCTAGAAATTAGGATTATGGAGAGGGACCTAAGCATCCAAGCAGCTGAAACAGCTAGCAAACAACATTTGGAAAGCATAAAGAAGGTTGCTAAGCTTGAAGCTGAGTGTCGTAGGCTAAAAACCTTTGCTCTTAAAGCATCCCCTTCAAATGATCATAAATCATTGACTGCCTCTTCAATTTATGTTGAATCGTTTGCAGACAGCCAGTCTGATAGTGGGGAGAGGCTGCTGGCGGCTGAAAGTGATGCACACAAAATTAGCAGGTTGGAGATAAATGAATGTGAGCCAAGTTGTTCGGACTCATGGGCATCTGCTCTTATCACTGAACTTCATCAATTCAAGAATCATAAGGCTCTTGGAAGTAACCTAATGGTTCCTTCTGTAGAAATTGATCTCATGAATGATTTTCTGGAAATGGAAAGACTTGCAGCTTTACTGGATACAGAAAGTGGAATTGCTTACCTAGAGGCAGGACCATTATCAGATCAAGCAAATGGTGTTGAAAGCCTAAGGAAAGCTGAACTTGAAACCATGATTCAACGGACTTCTGAATTGGAGGAAAGGTTAGAGAAATTAGAGGGAGAAAAAGTTGAATCAGAAAAGGCTTTGACTGAGTGCCAGAGGCAGCTTGAGATGTCTCAAAGTGGGCTAAAAGAAGTGGAGGGAAAGTTGGTTGAGCTGCTAGTTCAGTTAGCTCTTTCAAATGAAACAAAACAATTGAGAGACCAAGAGATGGAGCACATCAAAGCAAAGAGAGATGTTGCAGAGTCTCAACTCTTAGTTGCTGAAGCCGAAATCAAAACCTTGCTTTCTAAAGTTGGTTTATTAGGTGAAGAGGTTGAGAAGGAGCATGCTTTGTCGACAGAAACTTTAGCAAAGTGTCAGAAATTGGAGGATGAGCTTTCAAAAAAGAAGCATGAAGCTGACCTCCAGCATGAGGCCGAGCTCAGGCGTGTTGCAAGTTGTAATGAGGAGTTGAGGATAAAGCAG GAGAAAGAGCTAGCATTTGCTGCAAGTAAATTTGCTGAGTGCCAGAAAACAATCTCATCTCTTGGTCGTCAGTTGAAATCTCTCAAGACAATGAAAGACTTCCTGCTGGATTCTGAGAATTCGTTAGACCTCACTGGTGAAGGACTGCAGTGTCCTATAAATGTTGGGGAACATTGGAAATCGCCTTCCGGTGATAAATGTAATCGGGTAGATTCCGAATCTTTTAAATTGATAGATGATTCTTTGACACTATGCTTGGACTAA
- the LOC110666712 gene encoding filament-like plant protein isoform X2 produces MDRRSWLWRRKSSEKNPGETDSPGSISSHFERFSDDQSPEVTSKAVPRDEEITDNVKTLTLELSAALLNISAKEELVKQHAKVAEEAVSGWEKAEKELVALKQQLEVAVKNKVGLEDRVGHLDAALKECMRQLRQAREEQEQRINEALAQRIREWESIKSELETKLVQLEAQLQTAKSEATTSVDSDLRRKLEAAEKDNSSLKLELLSQAEELEIRIMERDLSIQAAETASKQHLESIKKVAKLEAECRRLKTFALKASPSNDHKSLTASSIYVESFADSQSDSGERLLAAESDAHKISRLEINECEPSCSDSWASALITELHQFKNHKALGSNLMVPSVEIDLMNDFLEMERLAALLDTESGIAYLEAGPLSDQANGVESLRKAELETMIQRTSELEERLEKLEGEKVESEKALTECQRQLEMSQSGLKEVEGKLVELLVQLALSNETKQLRDQEMEHIKAKRDVAESQLLVAEAEIKTLLSKVGLLGEEVEKEHALSTETLAKCQKLEDELSKKKHEADLQHEAELRRVASCNEELRIKQEKELAFAASKFAECQKTISSLGRQLKSLKTMKDFLLDSENSLDLTGEGLQCPINVGEHWKSPSGDKCNRVDSESFKLIDDSLTLCLD; encoded by the exons TCGCCAGAAGTCACTTCTAAGGCAGTACCACGAGATGAAGAAATTACTGACAATGTGAAGACTTTAACACTCGAACTTTCTGCTGCTCTTTTGAACATCAGTGCTAAGGAAGAGTTGGTAAAGCAGCATGCCAAAGTTGCAGAAGAAGCAGTCTCAG GGTGGGAGAAAGCTGAAAAAGAATTGGTGGCTTTAAAGCAACAACTTGAGGTTGCTGTAAAGAATAAAGTTGGACTTGAAGATAGAGTTGGCCATCTGGATGCAGCACTTAAGGAATGTATGAGGCAACTACGGCAAGCTAGAGAAGAGCAGGAGCAAAGGATCAATGAAGCTCTTGCCCAGAGAATTCGTGAATGGGAATCTATCAAGTCTGAGCTTGAGACCAAGCTTGTTCAGCTTGAGGCACAACTTCAAACTGCTAAAAGTGAAGCAACAACATCAGTTGATTCTGATCTTCGACGAAAGCTTGAGGCTGCAGAGAAAGATAACTCTTCCCTTAAACTTGAGCTCCTTTCTCAAGCTGAGGAGCTAGAAATTAGGATTATGGAGAGGGACCTAAGCATCCAAGCAGCTGAAACAGCTAGCAAACAACATTTGGAAAGCATAAAGAAGGTTGCTAAGCTTGAAGCTGAGTGTCGTAGGCTAAAAACCTTTGCTCTTAAAGCATCCCCTTCAAATGATCATAAATCATTGACTGCCTCTTCAATTTATGTTGAATCGTTTGCAGACAGCCAGTCTGATAGTGGGGAGAGGCTGCTGGCGGCTGAAAGTGATGCACACAAAATTAGCAGGTTGGAGATAAATGAATGTGAGCCAAGTTGTTCGGACTCATGGGCATCTGCTCTTATCACTGAACTTCATCAATTCAAGAATCATAAGGCTCTTGGAAGTAACCTAATGGTTCCTTCTGTAGAAATTGATCTCATGAATGATTTTCTGGAAATGGAAAGACTTGCAGCTTTACTGGATACAGAAAGTGGAATTGCTTACCTAGAGGCAGGACCATTATCAGATCAAGCAAATGGTGTTGAAAGCCTAAGGAAAGCTGAACTTGAAACCATGATTCAACGGACTTCTGAATTGGAGGAAAGGTTAGAGAAATTAGAGGGAGAAAAAGTTGAATCAGAAAAGGCTTTGACTGAGTGCCAGAGGCAGCTTGAGATGTCTCAAAGTGGGCTAAAAGAAGTGGAGGGAAAGTTGGTTGAGCTGCTAGTTCAGTTAGCTCTTTCAAATGAAACAAAACAATTGAGAGACCAAGAGATGGAGCACATCAAAGCAAAGAGAGATGTTGCAGAGTCTCAACTCTTAGTTGCTGAAGCCGAAATCAAAACCTTGCTTTCTAAAGTTGGTTTATTAGGTGAAGAGGTTGAGAAGGAGCATGCTTTGTCGACAGAAACTTTAGCAAAGTGTCAGAAATTGGAGGATGAGCTTTCAAAAAAGAAGCATGAAGCTGACCTCCAGCATGAGGCCGAGCTCAGGCGTGTTGCAAGTTGTAATGAGGAGTTGAGGATAAAGCAG GAGAAAGAGCTAGCATTTGCTGCAAGTAAATTTGCTGAGTGCCAGAAAACAATCTCATCTCTTGGTCGTCAGTTGAAATCTCTCAAGACAATGAAAGACTTCCTGCTGGATTCTGAGAATTCGTTAGACCTCACTGGTGAAGGACTGCAGTGTCCTATAAATGTTGGGGAACATTGGAAATCGCCTTCCGGTGATAAATGTAATCGGGTAGATTCCGAATCTTTTAAATTGATAGATGATTCTTTGACACTATGCTTGGACTAA